The following are encoded together in the Phyllopteryx taeniolatus isolate TA_2022b chromosome 21, UOR_Ptae_1.2, whole genome shotgun sequence genome:
- the LOC133471280 gene encoding major histocompatibility complex class I-related gene protein-like isoform X1: protein MQPAPTKCPEDNAIDVTARGLVKMKNKILTLLLALDVWSVEDTSAARHSLKYFLTATSGVQNFPEFVGAAEVDGVRVGYCDSNIQSAEPKQDWMKKLVQDDPQHLDWYKVKCFGNQNVFRSKLEALSRRLNRSGAGSHVLQRMNGCEIDDDSGEVTGYNQYGYDGEDFIVLNLQTLTWTAPSPQAFTTKLIWDAETERLEYNKYYYIHKCPQWLKKYMHYGKSVLQRKELPSMALLQKTPSSLVCCHATGFYPDLAMLFWRRGGEELHEHVEHGEILPNHDGTFQTSVNINVSAVPLDERAEYECVFQLDGVKEQLVIKLDKDAIRTNWVPPPKFEIIGSIVVALLFLLVVAVTGYCIWKRTVYCRRRRPESEFQAVNAGGEFAPPPIPIQRSRL, encoded by the exons CAACCCGCCCCCACCAAGTGCCCTGAAGACAACGCCATCGACGTCACGGCCAGAGGACTAGTCAAGATGAAGAACAAGATCTTGACGTTGCTGCTAGCTTTGGACGTATGGAGTGTGGAGGACACATCTGCAG CAAGGCATTCCCTGAAGTACTTCCTCACCGCAACGTCTGGGGTGCAAAACTTCCCCGAGTTTGTGGGCGCCGCCGAGGTGGACGGCGTCCGCGTGGGCTACTGCGACAGCAACATCCAGTCGGCGGAGCCCAAACAGGACTGgatgaagaaactggtccaggACGATCCGCAGCACCTGGACTGGTACAAGGTCAAGTGCTTCGGCAATCAGAATGTCTTCAGGAGCAAACTCGAAGCTTTGAGTCGACGTTTGAACCGCTCCGGAG CAGGCAGCCACGTTTTGCAGCGGATGAACGGCTGCGAAATTGATGACGACAGCGGCGAGGTGACGGGCTACAACCAGTACGGATACGACGGCGAAGACTTCATTGTGTTGAACCTGCAGACGCTGACGTGGACGGCGCCTTCCCCGCAGGCCTTCACCACCAAGCTTATTTGGGACGCGGAGACGGAGAGACTGGAGTACAACAAGTACTACTACATCCACAAGTGCCCCCAGTGGCTGAAGAAGTACATGCACTACGGGAAGAGTGTCCTGCAGAGAAAAG AGCTTCCCTCCATGGCTCTCCTCCAGAAGACACCCTCGTCGCTGGTCTGCTGCCACGCCACGGGCTTCTACCCTGACCTAGCCATGCTGTTCTGGAGGCGAGGCGGCGAGGAGCTCCACGAGCACGTGGAACACGGAGAGATCCTCCCCAACCACGACGGAACCTTCCAGACGAGCGTGAACATCAACGTTTCGGCAGTGCCGCTCGACGAGCGGGCCGAGTACGAGTGTGTGTTTCAGCTTGACGGCGTCAAAGAGCAGCTGGTCATCAAACTGGACAAAGACGCCATCAGAACCAACTGGG TTCCTCCCCCAAAGTTTGAAATCATCGGAAGCATTGTCGTGGCGCTGCTGTTCCTTCTGGTTGTCGCCGTCACGGGATATTGCATCTGGAAAAGAACGGTATATTGCAGGAGAAGGCGGCCTGAAAGCG aattCCAGGCTGTTAACG CGGGTGGGGAGTTTGCACCCCCCCCAATCCCAATCCAGCGTTCAAGACTGTGA
- the LOC133471280 gene encoding major histocompatibility complex class I-related gene protein-like isoform X2, which translates to MQPAPTKCPEDNAIDVTARGLVKMKNKILTLLLALDVWSVEDTSAARHSLKYFLTATSGVQNFPEFVGAAEVDGVRVGYCDSNIQSAEPKQDWMKKLVQDDPQHLDWYKVKCFGNQNVFRSKLEALSRRLNRSGGSHVLQRMNGCEIDDDSGEVTGYNQYGYDGEDFIVLNLQTLTWTAPSPQAFTTKLIWDAETERLEYNKYYYIHKCPQWLKKYMHYGKSVLQRKELPSMALLQKTPSSLVCCHATGFYPDLAMLFWRRGGEELHEHVEHGEILPNHDGTFQTSVNINVSAVPLDERAEYECVFQLDGVKEQLVIKLDKDAIRTNWVPPPKFEIIGSIVVALLFLLVVAVTGYCIWKRTVYCRRRRPESEFQAVNAGGEFAPPPIPIQRSRL; encoded by the exons CAACCCGCCCCCACCAAGTGCCCTGAAGACAACGCCATCGACGTCACGGCCAGAGGACTAGTCAAGATGAAGAACAAGATCTTGACGTTGCTGCTAGCTTTGGACGTATGGAGTGTGGAGGACACATCTGCAG CAAGGCATTCCCTGAAGTACTTCCTCACCGCAACGTCTGGGGTGCAAAACTTCCCCGAGTTTGTGGGCGCCGCCGAGGTGGACGGCGTCCGCGTGGGCTACTGCGACAGCAACATCCAGTCGGCGGAGCCCAAACAGGACTGgatgaagaaactggtccaggACGATCCGCAGCACCTGGACTGGTACAAGGTCAAGTGCTTCGGCAATCAGAATGTCTTCAGGAGCAAACTCGAAGCTTTGAGTCGACGTTTGAACCGCTCCGGAG GCAGCCACGTTTTGCAGCGGATGAACGGCTGCGAAATTGATGACGACAGCGGCGAGGTGACGGGCTACAACCAGTACGGATACGACGGCGAAGACTTCATTGTGTTGAACCTGCAGACGCTGACGTGGACGGCGCCTTCCCCGCAGGCCTTCACCACCAAGCTTATTTGGGACGCGGAGACGGAGAGACTGGAGTACAACAAGTACTACTACATCCACAAGTGCCCCCAGTGGCTGAAGAAGTACATGCACTACGGGAAGAGTGTCCTGCAGAGAAAAG AGCTTCCCTCCATGGCTCTCCTCCAGAAGACACCCTCGTCGCTGGTCTGCTGCCACGCCACGGGCTTCTACCCTGACCTAGCCATGCTGTTCTGGAGGCGAGGCGGCGAGGAGCTCCACGAGCACGTGGAACACGGAGAGATCCTCCCCAACCACGACGGAACCTTCCAGACGAGCGTGAACATCAACGTTTCGGCAGTGCCGCTCGACGAGCGGGCCGAGTACGAGTGTGTGTTTCAGCTTGACGGCGTCAAAGAGCAGCTGGTCATCAAACTGGACAAAGACGCCATCAGAACCAACTGGG TTCCTCCCCCAAAGTTTGAAATCATCGGAAGCATTGTCGTGGCGCTGCTGTTCCTTCTGGTTGTCGCCGTCACGGGATATTGCATCTGGAAAAGAACGGTATATTGCAGGAGAAGGCGGCCTGAAAGCG aattCCAGGCTGTTAACG CGGGTGGGGAGTTTGCACCCCCCCCAATCCCAATCCAGCGTTCAAGACTGTGA
- the LOC133471280 gene encoding major histocompatibility complex class I-related gene protein-like isoform X3, with protein sequence MKNKILTLLLALDVWSVEDTSAARHSLKYFLTATSGVQNFPEFVGAAEVDGVRVGYCDSNIQSAEPKQDWMKKLVQDDPQHLDWYKVKCFGNQNVFRSKLEALSRRLNRSGAGSHVLQRMNGCEIDDDSGEVTGYNQYGYDGEDFIVLNLQTLTWTAPSPQAFTTKLIWDAETERLEYNKYYYIHKCPQWLKKYMHYGKSVLQRKELPSMALLQKTPSSLVCCHATGFYPDLAMLFWRRGGEELHEHVEHGEILPNHDGTFQTSVNINVSAVPLDERAEYECVFQLDGVKEQLVIKLDKDAIRTNWVPPPKFEIIGSIVVALLFLLVVAVTGYCIWKRTVYCRRRRPESEFQAVNAGGEFAPPPIPIQRSRL encoded by the exons ATGAAGAACAAGATCTTGACGTTGCTGCTAGCTTTGGACGTATGGAGTGTGGAGGACACATCTGCAG CAAGGCATTCCCTGAAGTACTTCCTCACCGCAACGTCTGGGGTGCAAAACTTCCCCGAGTTTGTGGGCGCCGCCGAGGTGGACGGCGTCCGCGTGGGCTACTGCGACAGCAACATCCAGTCGGCGGAGCCCAAACAGGACTGgatgaagaaactggtccaggACGATCCGCAGCACCTGGACTGGTACAAGGTCAAGTGCTTCGGCAATCAGAATGTCTTCAGGAGCAAACTCGAAGCTTTGAGTCGACGTTTGAACCGCTCCGGAG CAGGCAGCCACGTTTTGCAGCGGATGAACGGCTGCGAAATTGATGACGACAGCGGCGAGGTGACGGGCTACAACCAGTACGGATACGACGGCGAAGACTTCATTGTGTTGAACCTGCAGACGCTGACGTGGACGGCGCCTTCCCCGCAGGCCTTCACCACCAAGCTTATTTGGGACGCGGAGACGGAGAGACTGGAGTACAACAAGTACTACTACATCCACAAGTGCCCCCAGTGGCTGAAGAAGTACATGCACTACGGGAAGAGTGTCCTGCAGAGAAAAG AGCTTCCCTCCATGGCTCTCCTCCAGAAGACACCCTCGTCGCTGGTCTGCTGCCACGCCACGGGCTTCTACCCTGACCTAGCCATGCTGTTCTGGAGGCGAGGCGGCGAGGAGCTCCACGAGCACGTGGAACACGGAGAGATCCTCCCCAACCACGACGGAACCTTCCAGACGAGCGTGAACATCAACGTTTCGGCAGTGCCGCTCGACGAGCGGGCCGAGTACGAGTGTGTGTTTCAGCTTGACGGCGTCAAAGAGCAGCTGGTCATCAAACTGGACAAAGACGCCATCAGAACCAACTGGG TTCCTCCCCCAAAGTTTGAAATCATCGGAAGCATTGTCGTGGCGCTGCTGTTCCTTCTGGTTGTCGCCGTCACGGGATATTGCATCTGGAAAAGAACGGTATATTGCAGGAGAAGGCGGCCTGAAAGCG aattCCAGGCTGTTAACG CGGGTGGGGAGTTTGCACCCCCCCCAATCCCAATCCAGCGTTCAAGACTGTGA